The proteins below come from a single Piscinibacter gummiphilus genomic window:
- a CDS encoding TonB-dependent receptor, which translates to MTPRFHPIALGVLALCGPTFAQSTDTTPKEKEAPAQVAAVHLEPVEITGRHYDNAVGTSDAASQGVIRAELMKSRPALRPGEVLEFVPGVIVTQHSGDGKANQYFLRGFNLDHGTDFATSINGIPVNMPSHGHGQGYTDLNFLIPELVDRIEYRKGPYFAKSGDFSSAGSADIAYRTTFDAPFASLGWGQRGYRRGLVGGSGKLGGDNTVLAALELQHNDGPWTVPEDLKRANGVLTFGGGSKNKGWSTSLMAYDASWTATDQIPERLITEGYNGQPFSRFDTLDPTSGGKTRRTSLSTEWRDIGDDRATRLSAYAIDYRLSLFSNFTYALDSADDQFSQQDKRTVYGFAANHSIDHVLGSLPARSEVGVQLRHDRARVGLFESSARVLGAAVRDDKVRETMLGIYGQTSLELNPWLRSVVGLRADSVRFTVDNQVTPGSATDGDQQLSPKFSLIAGPWAKTEFFFNAGRGFHSNDARGATDPARQAPGLAASRGYEVGARTEWIPGLQSSVALWKLDFDSELLYVGDAGTTEDSLLPSKRRGVEWNNRWTPNNWLLFDADLAWSHARFRHAGMADRIPNAVDKVASVAVSLKDLAGWSASLQWRYLGSGALVENNSVRSYSSATTNLRVSRKLWKDAELTLDVFNLFDRDVYDIQYYYESQPAGLPAREDRHVHPAEPRTVRLTLKIGF; encoded by the coding sequence ATGACACCCCGATTCCACCCCATCGCCCTGGGCGTGCTGGCCCTGTGCGGCCCCACGTTCGCCCAGTCCACCGACACCACGCCCAAGGAGAAAGAGGCGCCCGCCCAGGTGGCCGCCGTGCACCTGGAGCCCGTCGAGATCACCGGCCGCCACTACGACAACGCGGTGGGCACCTCCGACGCCGCGTCTCAAGGCGTCATCCGCGCCGAGTTGATGAAGAGCCGCCCCGCGTTGCGCCCGGGGGAAGTGCTCGAGTTCGTGCCCGGTGTCATCGTCACGCAGCACTCGGGCGACGGCAAGGCCAACCAGTATTTCCTGCGCGGCTTCAACCTCGACCACGGCACCGACTTCGCCACCAGCATCAACGGCATCCCGGTCAACATGCCCTCGCACGGCCACGGCCAGGGCTACACCGACCTCAACTTCCTGATCCCCGAACTCGTCGACCGCATCGAGTACCGCAAGGGCCCGTACTTCGCGAAGAGCGGCGACTTCTCTTCCGCCGGCTCGGCCGACATCGCCTACCGCACCACGTTCGACGCGCCCTTCGCGTCGCTGGGCTGGGGCCAGCGCGGCTACCGGCGCGGCCTCGTCGGCGGCTCGGGGAAGCTTGGCGGCGACAACACCGTGCTGGCAGCGCTGGAACTGCAGCACAACGACGGCCCGTGGACGGTGCCCGAAGACCTGAAGCGCGCCAACGGCGTGCTCACCTTCGGCGGCGGCAGCAAGAACAAGGGCTGGAGCACAAGCCTCATGGCCTACGACGCGAGCTGGACGGCCACCGACCAGATTCCCGAGCGGCTGATCACCGAGGGCTACAACGGCCAGCCCTTCAGCCGCTTCGACACCCTCGACCCCACCAGCGGCGGCAAGACGCGCCGCACCAGCCTGTCGACCGAGTGGCGCGACATCGGCGACGACCGCGCCACACGCCTCTCCGCCTACGCCATCGACTACCGGCTCTCGCTCTTCTCCAATTTCACCTACGCGCTCGACAGCGCCGACGACCAGTTCTCTCAGCAGGACAAGCGCACCGTCTACGGCTTTGCGGCAAACCACAGCATCGATCACGTGCTGGGCTCGCTGCCGGCGCGCAGCGAGGTGGGCGTGCAGCTGCGGCACGACCGCGCGCGCGTCGGGCTTTTCGAATCGTCGGCCCGCGTGCTGGGCGCAGCGGTGCGTGACGACAAGGTTCGCGAGACGATGCTCGGCATCTACGGCCAGACGAGCCTGGAGCTGAACCCGTGGCTGCGCAGCGTGGTGGGCCTGCGCGCCGACAGCGTGCGCTTCACCGTCGACAACCAGGTGACGCCGGGCTCGGCGACCGATGGCGACCAGCAACTCTCGCCCAAGTTCTCGCTCATCGCCGGCCCGTGGGCCAAGACGGAGTTCTTCTTCAACGCGGGGCGGGGTTTCCACAGCAATGATGCCCGCGGCGCGACCGATCCAGCGAGACAGGCGCCAGGCTTGGCAGCCTCTCGAGGCTATGAAGTCGGAGCCCGGACCGAATGGATTCCGGGACTGCAGAGTTCCGTCGCGCTTTGGAAGCTCGACTTTGACTCCGAGCTTCTCTATGTCGGCGACGCCGGCACGACCGAAGATTCGCTCTTGCCAAGCAAGCGCCGTGGTGTGGAGTGGAACAACCGGTGGACGCCTAACAACTGGCTGCTGTTTGACGCTGACCTTGCGTGGAGCCATGCGCGCTTCCGTCACGCGGGCATGGCTGACCGCATCCCCAACGCCGTCGACAAGGTGGCCTCCGTCGCCGTGAGCCTGAAGGACCTCGCCGGCTGGTCGGCCAGCCTGCAATGGCGCTACCTCGGCAGCGGCGCGCTGGTCGAGAACAACAGCGTGCGCTCGTACTCCTCGGCCACGACCAACCTGCGCGTGAGCCGCAAGCTGTGGAAGGACGCCGAGCTGACGCTCGACGTCTTCAACCTCTTCGACCGTGACGTCTACGACATCCAGTACTACTACGAGTCGCAGCCGGCCGGCCTGCCCGCGCGGGAAGACCGCCACGTGCACCCGGCCGAGCCGCGCACCGTCCGGCTCACCTTGAAGATCGGCTTCTGA